From Oncorhynchus gorbuscha isolate QuinsamMale2020 ecotype Even-year unplaced genomic scaffold, OgorEven_v1.0 Un_scaffold_3061, whole genome shotgun sequence, a single genomic window includes:
- the LOC124027272 gene encoding protein-lysine N-methyltransferase EEF2KMT-like: MNEMYLSKGQTDKTEVTCIRNRADVIYDFKVSFFTMGQLPNFPWNSLERELETDSSSEMILDILKQTCLHPLCCKHPPSVRYRRLFLSQLIKRHEASGRQPLDELYDALGEVLGVEEGTECYKSYLLPCGEAVSLSESTAVISEGTTGLVTWEAALYLAEWALENTHAFTDRTVLELGSGVGLTGIAVCRSCSPSSYVFSDCHLSVLHRLRDNVQLNGLDNQNSPRVSVEHLDWEEVTEKQLREIGAATVIAADVVYDPDIIGCLVQLLSKILRCSANGSPPDVYISSTIRNPDTYNSFKHQLESSGIQHEVMTGPVTHVFFYNRQATIEMIKLYI, from the exons ATGAACGAAATGTATCTGTCTAAGGGTCAGACCGACAAAACCGAAGTCACGTGCATAAGGAATAGAGCAGACGTTATATATGACTTTAAAGTCTCCTTTTTCACTATGGGTCAACTGCCAAATTTCCCATGGAAT TCCCTTGAAAGGGAGCTCGAGACCGACAGCTCATCAGAAATGATTCTAGACATTCTAAAGCAG ACATGTCTTCATCCACTGTGCTGTAAACATCCTCCCTCAGTGAGATATAGGAGACTGTTTCTGTCTCAGCTCATCAAAAGG CATGAAGCCAGTGGGAGGCAGCCTCTGGATGAGCTCTATGATGCACTGGGGGAAGTCctgggggtagaggaggggacagagtgcTACAAGAGCTATTTACTG ccgtGTGGAGAAGCAGTGAGTCTATCAGAGAGTACAGCTGTGATCTCTGAAGGAACTACAGGCCTGGTCACATGGGAGGCTGCTCTTTACCTGGCAGAATGGGCTCTGGAGAACACACACGCCTTCACTGATAG GACAGTCCTAGAGCTGGGCAGTGGTGTAGGGTTGACTGGTATAGCAGTGTGTAGGTCCTGCAGTCCCTCCAGCTACGTGTTCAGTGACTGTCACCTCAGCGTTCTACATAGACTGAGGGACAATGTCCAGCTCAATGGGCTGGACAACCAGAACTCTCCCAGAGTGAGTGTGGAGCATCTGGACTGGGAGGAGGTGACAGAGAAGCAGCTGAGAGAGATCGGAGCCGCCACGGTCATCGCTGCAG ACGTAGTTTACGATCCAGATATCATTGGCTGTCTGGTGCAGCTTCTCTCTAAGATCCTGAGGTGTTCGGCCAATGGCAGCCCTCCTGATGTCTACATCTCCTCCACCATCAGAAACCCCGACACATATAACAGTTTTAAACACCAGCTAG AAAGTTCTGGAATCCAACATGAGGTCATGACAGGACCAGTGACCCATGTGTTCTTTTACAACAGACAAGCCACCATAGAGATGATCAAACTCTACATATAa